The following is a genomic window from Candidatus Methylomirabilis sp..
CGGAACGTCTCGGTGACCCTCCGCGAGGGGGAGATCGCGTGTCTCCTGGGGTCCAATGGGGGCGGGAAGACGACCCTCATCCGGACGGTCCTGGGCATCGTGCGCCCGGTCGAGGGCGCCGTCCGGTTCCGGGGGGAACGGATCGACGGCTTGAAGACGCACCAGATCGTCCGGCGCGGGATCGGCGTGGTTCCGGAGGGGCGGCGGATCTTCCCGAAGATGACGGTGGAGGAAAACCTGCGGATGGGCGCCTTCTCCGACTGGGGAAGGCGGGAGGTCGCGGAGCGACTGGCACAGACCTTCGAGGAGTTCCCGCGCCTCGGCGAGCGGCGCCGGCAGCTCGCGGGGACCCTGAGCGGCGGGGAGCAGGCGATGCTGGCCATCGGGCGCGCCCTGATGGGGCGCCCCCGGCTCCTCCTGCTCGACGAGCCCTCCCTGGGGCTTTCCCCGCTCCTGGTCGAGCAGATCTTCGAGATGATT
Proteins encoded in this region:
- a CDS encoding ABC transporter ATP-binding protein; its protein translation is MLRNVSVTLREGEIACLLGSNGGGKTTLIRTVLGIVRPVEGAVRFRGERIDGLKTHQIVRRGIGVVPEGRRIFPKMTVEENLRMGAFSDWGRREVAERLAQTFEEFPRLGERRRQLAGTLSGGEQAMLAIGRALMGRPRLLLLDEPSLGLSPLLVEQIFEMIQGINRRGTTIFLVEQNARKTLALAHHGYLIQKGEIIGAGTAADLGDSEVVRHAYLTAEPRST